The following proteins are co-located in the Planococcus plakortidis genome:
- a CDS encoding sodium:calcium antiporter, whose amino-acid sequence MVFIYFLLAAAVTVFAAIKLSQYADVISEKSAMGGMMVGTLLLAGATSLPEISTSFSAAAIGNADIAVGNMIGSNLFNLFILAGFDLLLNRRRMLERASKDHTYSSLLGIFLTVLLLLALWLRTDVTVLGIGLDSLAIGITYVIGMLIINKLPNLDTIDMDDEPVDAKAPKNPSAHLSPKHAGFRFAIVALIIMAAGTALSITGDEIAVVTGIGSSFVGSFLVAAATSLPEAISVFVALRLSNVNMAVGAVLGSNIFNMVILALSDPIYVEGSIIAEVSGANSIIASAVLVMSVLVMFSLYRPKTASTWAYSIPSILVVLLYFIASYLNFTY is encoded by the coding sequence TTGGTATTCATTTATTTTTTGCTGGCTGCAGCAGTTACCGTATTCGCCGCCATTAAACTGTCCCAGTATGCGGATGTCATCAGTGAAAAGTCAGCAATGGGCGGCATGATGGTCGGTACGCTACTGCTTGCAGGCGCCACGAGTTTACCGGAAATTTCCACAAGTTTCTCGGCAGCCGCCATCGGAAACGCCGATATCGCAGTCGGCAATATGATCGGCTCGAATTTGTTCAATTTATTTATCTTGGCTGGATTCGATTTGCTGCTGAACCGCCGGCGCATGCTCGAGCGGGCATCCAAGGACCACACTTACTCTTCTTTGCTCGGTATCTTTCTGACTGTGCTGTTGCTCTTGGCATTATGGCTGCGCACCGATGTCACGGTCCTTGGGATCGGCCTCGATTCACTGGCAATCGGCATCACGTATGTAATCGGTATGCTGATCATCAATAAATTGCCGAACTTGGATACCATTGATATGGATGATGAGCCCGTCGATGCCAAAGCACCGAAAAACCCGAGCGCCCATCTATCGCCGAAACACGCGGGCTTCCGTTTCGCCATTGTGGCCTTGATCATCATGGCGGCAGGAACCGCCCTTTCCATCACCGGTGATGAAATAGCTGTTGTAACAGGAATCGGCTCGAGCTTTGTCGGCAGTTTCCTGGTGGCTGCGGCCACTTCCCTGCCAGAAGCGATCTCTGTTTTTGTCGCGCTCCGCCTATCCAATGTCAACATGGCGGTCGGCGCTGTACTCGGCAGCAATATCTTCAATATGGTCATCCTGGCTCTGTCGGACCCGATCTATGTAGAAGGTTCGATTATCGCTGAAGTATCGGGCGCCAATTCCATCATCGCCAGCGCCGTGCTCGTCATGAGCGTGCTGGTCATGTTTTCGCTTTACCGGCCGAAGACCGCTTCCACATGGGCATATAGCATACCGTCCATTTTGGTTGTGCTGCTTTATTTCATCGCTTCCTATCTGAATTTCACTTACTGA
- a CDS encoding antibiotic biosynthesis monooxygenase family protein: MNIYMTTGTYEFMKKMREKHADETMVLMQGENTTLLLHETEGKSIFQTPRRFEVVDGTGEFREKGFFVMNNIPVADEGRPVFEHRFKNRAGAIENEPGYVAFRVLRPLDSDTYVVLTEWESPAFYEKWKESQAFAKAHSEKPQEESTAPRANIFSGSSYVTMYKAKPEEDE, from the coding sequence ATGAATATTTACATGACGACAGGAACATACGAATTCATGAAAAAAATGCGCGAAAAGCATGCAGACGAAACGATGGTGCTGATGCAAGGCGAAAACACGACTTTGTTATTGCATGAAACCGAAGGCAAATCCATTTTCCAGACCCCCCGCCGCTTTGAAGTGGTCGATGGCACCGGTGAATTCCGTGAAAAAGGATTTTTCGTCATGAATAATATCCCGGTTGCCGACGAAGGCCGCCCTGTTTTTGAGCACCGCTTCAAGAACCGTGCCGGCGCCATCGAAAACGAGCCTGGCTATGTCGCTTTCCGCGTGTTGCGCCCGCTCGATTCCGATACGTACGTCGTATTGACTGAATGGGAATCACCGGCATTCTACGAGAAATGGAAAGAATCTCAAGCTTTTGCCAAAGCGCATTCGGAGAAACCGCAAGAAGAGTCAACAGCACCTCGCGCCAATATCTTCTCCGGTTCATCTTACGTCACCATGTACAAAGCAAAACCTGAAGAAGACGAGTGA
- the hemE gene encoding uroporphyrinogen decarboxylase, translating to MTFNDTYLRAARGEKTDHVPVWYMRQAGRSQPEYRKIKEKYSLEEITHQPELCAYVTKLPVDQYDVDAAILYKDIVTPLPAIGVDVKIKAGVGPVISNPIRTKADIDRLGEINPEQDVDYVLKTIKLLTEEQLNVPLIGFAGAPFTLASYMIEGGPSRSYNKTKAMMVSEPEMWFALMDKLADTIIPYVKAQIHAGAKAIQIFDSWVGALNVEDYRIFIKPVMDRIFKEIGEEGVPMTIFGVGASHLAKEWHDLPVDVVGLDWRLPIAEAREKGLTKALMGNFDPSYLLADWSVIEERTKKILDMGMQDDGYIFNLGHGVFPEVQPDTLKRLTAFVHEYSSAYKKQN from the coding sequence ATGACTTTTAACGATACGTACCTACGCGCAGCGCGCGGAGAAAAAACCGATCATGTGCCAGTATGGTATATGCGCCAGGCTGGGCGTTCACAGCCGGAATACCGCAAGATCAAAGAAAAATATTCCTTGGAGGAAATCACGCATCAGCCGGAACTTTGTGCTTATGTGACGAAACTGCCGGTCGATCAATACGATGTCGATGCAGCGATTCTTTACAAAGATATCGTGACACCGCTTCCAGCGATCGGCGTGGACGTCAAGATCAAGGCTGGCGTCGGGCCGGTCATCAGCAATCCGATCCGCACAAAAGCGGATATCGACCGCCTCGGGGAGATCAATCCCGAACAGGATGTCGACTATGTCCTGAAAACGATCAAATTGCTGACGGAGGAGCAGTTGAATGTGCCGCTCATCGGTTTTGCCGGCGCCCCGTTCACCTTGGCGAGCTATATGATCGAAGGCGGCCCTTCGAGAAGCTATAACAAAACAAAGGCAATGATGGTATCAGAGCCTGAAATGTGGTTTGCGCTTATGGATAAATTGGCAGACACGATCATTCCTTATGTGAAAGCGCAAATCCACGCCGGCGCGAAAGCGATCCAAATATTCGATTCCTGGGTCGGTGCATTGAATGTGGAAGATTACCGTATCTTCATCAAGCCGGTCATGGACCGCATCTTCAAGGAAATCGGCGAAGAAGGCGTACCGATGACGATCTTTGGCGTCGGCGCAAGCCATCTGGCGAAAGAATGGCATGACCTGCCGGTGGATGTTGTCGGTCTGGATTGGCGTTTGCCGATCGCTGAAGCACGCGAAAAAGGCTTGACGAAAGCCTTGATGGGCAATTTCGATCCGTCTTATTTGCTGGCGGATTGGTCGGTCATCGAAGAACGCACGAAAAAAATCCTGGATATGGGCATGCAGGATGATGGCTATATCTTCAACCTTGGGCACGGTGTATTCCCGGAAGTACAGCCGGATACGCTTAAGCGCCTGACGGCATTTGTCCATGAATACAGCTCAGCATACAAAAAACAGAACTAA
- the hemH gene encoding ferrochelatase: protein MKKTMGLLVMAYGTPYSEDDIERYYTHIRHGRKPSEEALQDLKDRYKAIGGISPLAKITEDQANGLCKRLNELQDEIEFKMYLGLKHIEPFVEDGVEEMKKDGIEEAVSIVLAPHFSTFSVKSYNGRAKETADKLGIKLTSVESWYTEPKFIQFWSEKVSAAFAEMSEEERAKACLIVSAHSLPEKIIANGDPYPDQLKETADLIAEAAGVENYEIGWQSAGQTPEPWIGPDVQDLTRDLHEEKGYDSFVYTPVGFITDHLEVLYDNDYECKVVCDEIGATYRRPEMPNVDPLFIDGMANVVLNKLNEN from the coding sequence ATGAAAAAGACAATGGGATTATTGGTAATGGCGTATGGCACGCCTTATTCAGAAGATGATATCGAGCGCTACTACACGCATATCCGCCACGGCCGCAAGCCAAGCGAAGAAGCCTTGCAGGATTTGAAAGACCGCTACAAAGCAATCGGCGGCATTTCACCACTGGCGAAAATCACCGAAGACCAGGCAAACGGCTTGTGCAAGCGCCTGAATGAATTGCAGGACGAGATTGAGTTCAAGATGTATCTCGGCTTGAAGCATATCGAGCCCTTCGTGGAAGACGGTGTGGAAGAGATGAAGAAAGACGGCATCGAAGAAGCGGTTTCAATCGTTCTTGCGCCACATTTTTCGACATTCTCGGTTAAATCCTATAATGGCCGTGCCAAAGAAACCGCCGATAAACTCGGCATCAAGCTGACTTCCGTAGAAAGCTGGTACACAGAGCCGAAATTCATCCAGTTCTGGAGCGAGAAAGTGAGCGCGGCATTCGCTGAAATGTCAGAAGAAGAACGTGCGAAAGCCTGCCTGATCGTATCTGCGCATTCCTTGCCGGAGAAAATTATCGCAAACGGTGACCCGTATCCGGATCAATTGAAAGAAACAGCGGATTTGATTGCTGAAGCGGCAGGCGTCGAAAATTACGAAATCGGCTGGCAAAGCGCTGGGCAGACGCCTGAGCCTTGGATCGGGCCGGACGTCCAGGATTTGACGCGCGACTTACATGAGGAGAAAGGCTATGACTCCTTCGTCTACACGCCGGTCGGCTTTATTACAGATCATTTGGAAGTCCTGTACGATAACGATTACGAATGCAAAGTTGTCTGCGATGAAATAGGCGCAACCTACCGCCGTCCGGAAATGCCGAATGTAGACCCGTTGTTTATCGATGGAATGGCCAACGTCGTCTTGAACAAATTGAACGAAAACTGA
- the hemG gene encoding protoporphyrinogen oxidase, which translates to MDHANVKVAIIGGGITGLSAAFYVQKLAAEQKQPLDLTVIDSAHRLGGKIHTSSQDGFLIERGPDAFVSRKDHEIRALAEELGISQKIVSSAPGDVHIAANGKLHPLPRGTVMGIPLSLKSLWAASSCSIGGRLRAMADLFLPDTDKTANTPLGSYLRRRFGNEYVENMIEPMFSGVYAGDIDRLSIDSAFPEALKAQGSLMRSLKRQPLSEQREFSGLFETFEGGLETLVQAIEQRLNCRIAKGVKAQTISHSGQQRIVLGLSDGETLEADHVILAIPHRQAAALFEPHGIAKSLTAIPQTSIATVTMIFPEQSEWPGRGGTGFTVARNNDSSISACSISHLKWPALIPENRIMVRSFIGRVGDEAVVELPDAEIGELVMADLNRWLGLEQPPERMVISRWKDAMPQYLAGHETKVSTARSEISRMFPGVQIAGGSYAGFGLPLCVKQGQQAAEAVFNRNKEEMT; encoded by the coding sequence GTGGATCATGCAAATGTGAAAGTGGCCATTATTGGAGGCGGCATAACAGGATTATCCGCTGCATTTTACGTGCAGAAATTGGCGGCTGAGCAAAAACAGCCACTCGATCTCACCGTCATCGACTCCGCCCATCGCCTTGGCGGCAAGATACACACCAGCAGCCAGGATGGGTTTCTGATTGAACGGGGGCCCGATGCTTTCGTTTCAAGAAAAGACCACGAAATCCGCGCGCTTGCCGAAGAACTGGGCATCTCACAAAAAATCGTTTCGAGTGCGCCCGGAGATGTCCATATCGCGGCAAATGGCAAGCTTCATCCCTTGCCGCGAGGCACTGTCATGGGCATCCCCCTGAGCTTGAAAAGCCTATGGGCAGCCTCGAGCTGTTCGATCGGCGGCAGGCTGCGCGCGATGGCGGATCTATTCTTGCCGGATACTGATAAAACAGCCAATACGCCGCTTGGCAGTTACCTGCGGCGTCGTTTCGGCAATGAATATGTAGAAAATATGATCGAACCGATGTTTTCGGGCGTTTATGCCGGAGACATCGACCGCTTGAGCATCGACTCGGCATTTCCGGAAGCGCTGAAGGCCCAAGGGAGCCTGATGCGCAGCTTGAAACGCCAGCCCCTGAGCGAGCAGCGGGAATTCAGCGGACTCTTTGAAACCTTTGAAGGGGGCTTGGAGACGCTCGTCCAGGCCATTGAGCAAAGGCTCAACTGCCGGATTGCGAAAGGCGTGAAAGCACAAACCATCTCGCATTCAGGCCAGCAACGCATTGTGCTTGGCTTGAGCGATGGCGAAACGCTGGAAGCGGATCATGTCATTTTAGCGATTCCCCATCGCCAGGCAGCCGCTTTGTTCGAGCCCCATGGAATCGCCAAAAGCCTGACAGCCATCCCGCAGACCTCCATCGCTACCGTCACGATGATTTTTCCCGAACAGAGCGAATGGCCAGGGCGAGGGGGTACGGGTTTCACGGTGGCGCGCAATAACGATTCGTCCATCTCAGCTTGTTCGATCAGCCACCTCAAATGGCCGGCGCTCATTCCCGAAAACCGGATCATGGTCCGGTCTTTCATTGGGCGGGTCGGCGATGAGGCGGTCGTGGAACTGCCGGATGCAGAAATTGGCGAATTGGTGATGGCCGATTTGAATAGGTGGCTCGGTCTTGAGCAGCCACCGGAACGGATGGTCATCTCGAGATGGAAAGACGCCATGCCCCAATATTTGGCCGGCCATGAAACGAAGGTCAGCACTGCACGGAGCGAAATCAGCCGCATGTTTCCTGGCGTCCAGATTGCCGGCGGATCCTATGCAGGTTTTGGTTTGCCGCTTTGTGTCAAACAAGGGCAACAGGCAGCTGAAGCTGTTTTCAACAGGAATAAGGAGGAAATGACATGA
- a CDS encoding FixH family protein, giving the protein MKKWIALMLLMLLLAACGEEGSSAGTGEMLQEVEVEFNTGETAEPGEEVLLSATVTQGAEAVEDADEVVFEVWRSGNREDSEMLEGAHTQDGIYEHAWAAEEEGLYFIQAHTTARRMHVMPKMELTVGNPDPETIVPDDSEDADAMEKMGH; this is encoded by the coding sequence ATGAAGAAATGGATCGCTCTTATGCTGCTGATGCTGCTTTTGGCAGCATGCGGCGAAGAAGGTTCATCGGCTGGCACGGGCGAGATGCTTCAGGAAGTGGAAGTTGAGTTCAATACAGGCGAAACAGCCGAGCCTGGCGAAGAAGTGCTGCTATCGGCTACCGTTACACAAGGGGCCGAAGCGGTCGAAGATGCCGATGAAGTGGTCTTTGAGGTATGGCGATCAGGGAATCGCGAGGACAGCGAGATGTTAGAAGGGGCCCATACACAAGACGGGATTTATGAACATGCATGGGCGGCAGAAGAAGAAGGGCTGTATTTCATCCAAGCCCATACAACAGCCCGCCGCATGCATGTTATGCCAAAAATGGAATTAACCGTAGGCAACCCGGATCCGGAGACGATCGTGCCTGATGACAGTGAAGATGCAGATGCCATGGAAAAGATGGGGCATTGA
- the yhfH gene encoding protein YhfH, with translation MIENVVEFFKNLPPKQCATCGEKIEEQHECYGNHCQTCNDI, from the coding sequence ATGATTGAAAACGTAGTCGAATTCTTCAAGAACTTGCCCCCGAAACAGTGTGCCACTTGCGGAGAGAAAATCGAAGAGCAGCATGAGTGCTACGGCAATCACTGCCAGACCTGCAACGATATCTGA
- a CDS encoding lipoate--protein ligase, whose product MYFVDNKGITDPRINLAIEEYLLKTMDVEQNPFLLFYINEPSIIIGKNQNTAEEINTDYVDSNGIHVVRRLSGGGAVYHDHGNLNFSFITKDDGNSFRDFRKFTEPVVKALQDMGVNAELSGRNDLLAEGRKISGNAQFATRGRMYSHGTLLFDTKMDEVVSALKVSKEKIESKGIKSIRSRVANISEFLDQDMSVEQFREALLHSIFDGQDNVRFWELTDEDWENIHELSKERYANWEWNYGKSPKFNIKHSHRFPVGGIDVRLQVEKGIVQEANIYGDFFGVGDVAEIEQAITGVKYERAALAEAIEGIDIPKLLGGITTEDFLKLIY is encoded by the coding sequence ATGTATTTCGTAGATAATAAAGGCATTACAGACCCGCGCATCAACTTAGCGATCGAGGAATACTTATTGAAAACGATGGATGTCGAGCAAAATCCATTCTTGCTGTTCTATATCAATGAACCGTCCATCATCATCGGCAAAAACCAGAACACGGCAGAAGAGATCAACACCGATTACGTCGATTCGAATGGCATTCACGTCGTGCGCCGGCTTTCGGGCGGTGGGGCGGTCTATCATGACCACGGCAATTTGAATTTCAGTTTCATCACGAAAGACGACGGCAATAGCTTCCGTGATTTCCGCAAGTTCACGGAACCAGTCGTCAAGGCTTTGCAGGACATGGGAGTCAACGCCGAGCTTTCGGGCCGGAACGATCTTCTGGCGGAAGGGCGCAAGATTTCAGGCAACGCCCAGTTCGCGACAAGAGGCCGCATGTATAGCCACGGTACGCTGCTATTCGATACGAAAATGGATGAAGTCGTTTCGGCTCTGAAAGTAAGCAAGGAAAAGATCGAGTCGAAAGGCATTAAATCGATCCGCAGCCGTGTGGCGAATATTTCGGAATTCCTCGACCAGGATATGTCGGTCGAACAATTCCGTGAAGCGTTGCTGCATTCCATTTTTGACGGCCAGGATAATGTCCGCTTCTGGGAACTGACGGATGAAGATTGGGAAAATATCCATGAATTGTCCAAGGAACGCTACGCGAATTGGGAATGGAATTATGGGAAGTCGCCAAAGTTCAACATTAAGCATTCCCATCGCTTCCCAGTCGGCGGCATCGATGTCCGCCTTCAAGTAGAGAAAGGGATCGTGCAGGAAGCGAATATTTACGGCGACTTTTTCGGGGTCGGCGATGTAGCGGAAATCGAGCAGGCCATCACCGGCGTGAAATACGAACGCGCTGCGCTTGCCGAAGCGATCGAAGGGATCGACATCCCGAAATTGCTCGGGGGAATCACGACAGAAGATTTCCTCAAGTTGATTTATTAA
- a CDS encoding response regulator transcription factor, translating into MGEQRIFIVEDDTKIASLLSDTLQKYHYQVETAKDFDRILEEFAAFDPHLILLDINLPSYDGYYWCRQLRQQTTCPILFISARSGEMDQVFALENGGDDFITKPFHYEIVLAKIRSHLRRAYGEYAPKQEERTVRAGRLVLYMERLELHCRETEIPLQKKESTILELLMDAYPKVVTREQLLEELWDDQAFVDENTLNVNMARVRKKLTDYGIQSFIETVRGAGYRLVLGREEQ; encoded by the coding sequence ATGGGTGAACAGCGGATATTCATTGTAGAGGATGATACAAAGATCGCTTCGCTATTATCCGATACCTTGCAAAAATACCATTACCAAGTGGAAACCGCGAAAGACTTCGACCGCATCTTGGAGGAGTTCGCTGCCTTCGACCCCCATTTGATTCTTTTGGATATCAATTTGCCTTCTTATGACGGGTATTATTGGTGCCGGCAGTTGAGGCAGCAGACGACTTGCCCGATCCTGTTCATTTCCGCCAGGTCAGGCGAGATGGACCAAGTATTTGCGCTTGAAAATGGCGGCGATGATTTCATTACGAAACCTTTCCATTATGAAATCGTCCTTGCAAAAATAAGAAGCCATTTAAGAAGGGCTTATGGGGAATATGCGCCGAAACAAGAAGAACGCACGGTTCGTGCAGGACGGCTTGTGTTGTACATGGAGCGGCTGGAATTGCATTGCCGGGAAACGGAAATCCCGCTCCAGAAAAAAGAAAGCACCATTTTAGAACTATTGATGGATGCGTATCCGAAAGTGGTGACGCGCGAGCAATTGCTCGAAGAACTGTGGGATGACCAGGCATTTGTCGATGAAAACACCTTGAACGTCAATATGGCCCGTGTGCGCAAGAAACTGACGGATTATGGCATCCAAAGTTTCATTGAGACGGTGCGCGGCGCCGGCTACCGTCTTGTGCTCGGCAGGGAGGAGCAATGA
- a CDS encoding sensor histidine kinase: protein MMLRLFMREHAAFIVFQFLLVGFILMLYWLDGFRNVETAVYSFIISLLLLGSFLGVRFAMRYRYYERLLSDPPNMEHALQREGRSPEQKQTEQYMQKLYRLYQYEVQSLYAGQTRHLQFINQWVHQMKTPLSVMHLLLQEPEELDKASIREEVDRLRAGLDTVLMNARLDTFEQDMQIEQASLRGMVSEMVTENKRLFISRRVYPEIDIDERYQVATDRKWMKFIIGQLLTNAVKYTFEENKKLYIRASCLEGTITLSVQDEGIGIPPSDLPRVTKAFFTGENGRLSGESTGMGLYLAQEVCNRLGHELEITSSKGQGTTVSIVFPYQEQNVGGTT from the coding sequence ATGATGCTGCGGTTATTCATGCGTGAACATGCCGCATTTATCGTGTTCCAGTTCTTACTTGTCGGCTTCATCCTCATGCTTTACTGGCTCGATGGATTCCGCAATGTGGAGACCGCGGTCTATTCGTTCATCATCAGCTTATTGCTGCTTGGCAGTTTTCTCGGCGTCCGTTTTGCGATGCGCTACCGGTATTACGAGCGGTTGCTCAGCGACCCGCCGAATATGGAACATGCTTTGCAGCGGGAGGGGCGTTCGCCGGAACAAAAGCAGACGGAACAGTATATGCAGAAACTGTACCGCCTCTATCAATACGAAGTTCAGTCACTGTACGCGGGCCAGACGCGCCACCTGCAATTCATCAATCAATGGGTGCACCAGATGAAGACGCCGCTATCGGTCATGCATTTGTTATTGCAGGAGCCCGAAGAACTGGATAAGGCAAGCATCCGCGAAGAAGTGGACCGTCTGCGCGCAGGGCTGGACACAGTCCTGATGAACGCCCGCCTCGATACATTCGAGCAGGACATGCAAATCGAGCAGGCATCGCTGCGTGGCATGGTCTCCGAGATGGTGACGGAAAACAAGCGCTTGTTCATCTCGCGCCGTGTCTATCCGGAAATCGATATCGACGAACGCTATCAAGTGGCGACAGACCGCAAATGGATGAAGTTCATCATCGGCCAATTGCTGACGAATGCGGTGAAATATACATTCGAAGAAAACAAGAAACTGTACATCCGGGCGAGCTGCCTAGAAGGCACGATTACCTTGTCGGTGCAAGATGAAGGCATCGGCATCCCGCCCTCGGATTTGCCGCGCGTCACCAAAGCCTTCTTCACAGGAGAGAACGGGCGCCTGAGTGGCGAGTCGACCGGCATGGGGCTGTATCTGGCCCAGGAAGTATGCAACCGGCTTGGCCATGAACTGGAAATCACTTCATCGAAAGGCCAAGGGACGACCGTATCGATCGTCTTTCCGTATCAGGAACAGAATGTAGGGGGAACAACATGA
- a CDS encoding ABC transporter ATP-binding protein — protein MTVVKIDEVTKVYEGKVTHRALNQLSFEVEKGEFLAVMGPSGSGKTTLLNLISTIDSLTSGTILINGINPHSLDKDELPLFRRRQLGFVFQDFNLLQMLTVEENLVLPLTLDGMPVKEMESRVQELAARLHLQPFLHKKPNEISGGEAQRTAIGRALIHRPALILADEPTGNLDSKASKDVLELLSGLSREEGTTIIMVTHDPIAASYCDRVLFIKDGEFFNEIYGDERRQTFYQKILNVLSLLGGSVNDLSPTRLP, from the coding sequence ATGACAGTAGTGAAAATCGATGAAGTGACTAAAGTCTATGAAGGAAAAGTGACGCATCGTGCATTGAACCAATTAAGCTTCGAGGTGGAAAAAGGGGAATTTTTAGCCGTGATGGGCCCTTCCGGAAGCGGCAAGACGACGCTATTGAACTTGATTTCAACCATCGATTCATTGACTTCGGGCACTATCCTCATCAACGGCATCAATCCGCATTCCTTGGATAAGGACGAACTGCCGCTATTCCGCCGGCGCCAGCTCGGGTTTGTGTTCCAGGATTTCAACTTGCTGCAGATGCTGACCGTCGAGGAAAACCTGGTACTGCCGCTGACGCTTGACGGCATGCCGGTGAAGGAAATGGAAAGCCGCGTCCAGGAATTGGCGGCGCGGCTTCATTTGCAACCGTTCCTCCATAAGAAGCCGAATGAAATTTCCGGCGGGGAAGCGCAGCGCACGGCAATCGGGCGCGCGCTCATCCACCGCCCGGCGCTTATACTCGCGGACGAACCGACCGGCAATCTCGATTCAAAAGCATCCAAGGATGTGCTCGAGCTATTGAGCGGCTTGAGCCGTGAAGAAGGGACGACGATCATCATGGTGACGCACGACCCGATCGCGGCGAGCTATTGCGACCGGGTGCTGTTCATCAAAGACGGCGAATTCTTCAATGAAATCTACGGCGACGAGCGCCGCCAGACATTCTACCAAAAGATCCTCAACGTGTTATCTCTATTGGGAGGCTCCGTCAATGACCTTTCGCCAACTCGCCTTCCGTAA
- a CDS encoding FtsX-like permease family protein, which yields MTFRQLAFRNVFRNLRSYAAFLLASVFSVMVFFIYSMFIFHPLFEEEGFRVLAVRGMFIAEIVLYIFTLFFLFYSLSAFLQARTKEFGVLMHLGMSKKQLNKLVFFETMILGACRQRQALSSVSRSRNSFS from the coding sequence ATGACCTTTCGCCAACTCGCCTTCCGTAACGTTTTCAGGAATTTGAGAAGCTACGCAGCTTTCCTGTTGGCCAGCGTCTTTTCGGTCATGGTGTTTTTCATTTATTCGATGTTCATCTTCCATCCGTTATTCGAGGAAGAAGGATTCCGCGTACTGGCCGTGCGCGGCATGTTCATCGCGGAAATCGTGCTGTATATTTTTACGCTGTTCTTCCTGTTCTATTCCTTGAGCGCGTTTTTGCAGGCACGGACGAAAGAATTCGGCGTCTTGATGCATCTCGGGATGAGCAAGAAGCAGCTTAACAAATTGGTGTTTTTCGAGACGATGATCCTCGGGGCTTGTCGACAGCGGCAGGCATTATCTTCGGTTTCGCGTTCACGAAATTCTTTTTCATGA